A segment of the Terriglobia bacterium genome:
GGATAAGATGACTTCGGCCTCAATCGGCGGTTTGTGAGGTGAAGAATGTCCCCTGCAATGCTGGCGGCTCTGGGCCTGGCGATGGGGATGTCGTACGCTTCGGGCCTGAAGCTTTATGCAACCATTGCGGTGCTTGGCCTGCTCCAGCATTTCGGAGTGATTCATCTGCCGGCATCGCTCGCTGTTCTTGCTAATCCCATCGTGATCGCCCTTGCGCTGGCGCTTTTCGCATTGGAATTCTTTGCTGATAAAATCCCTTACGTGGGCAGCGTATGGAATGCCATCCACACCTTCCTCCGTCCGCCTGCCGCCGCGCTGCTGTCCTATGCCGCTCTCAGTCCTGCCCCCACAGAATGGCGGGTGCTGGGCGCTCTGCTTGGCGGCGGAGTGGCGTTTTCCTCGCACAGCATCAAGACGGCCCTGCGCACTCCGCTGGAAGCCAGC
Coding sequences within it:
- a CDS encoding DUF4126 domain-containing protein translates to MSPAMLAALGLAMGMSYASGLKLYATIAVLGLLQHFGVIHLPASLAVLANPIVIALALALFALEFFADKIPYVGSVWNAIHTFLRPPAAALLSYAALSPAPTEWRVLGALLGGGVAFSSHSIKTALRTPLEASPEPFSTSAFSLAEEALAASVAWLAATHPVVTIAVVVALLSGMIYLTVVLYRTFRKGFGLFAGAFRTFIVSIS